In Archocentrus centrarchus isolate MPI-CPG fArcCen1 chromosome 1, fArcCen1, whole genome shotgun sequence, the following proteins share a genomic window:
- the LOC115783974 gene encoding serine/threonine-protein kinase pim-2-like, translating into MSFKTINVLSPAASQRNSESCDITTKPKNSLGEHRSMPAKRKASAMPESPTKRRRCASGPPQLAFQAVQAKSGKRKASTERGTPGKKLKCEPSCTNSSDTIRGANWKEKDGAEKLPESETPGRANRKRARDPSPGCSSPSASVPSSGKAFLPFTRDRAHFEAKYTEDYLLGEGGYGSVLAGKRKADYLPVAIKHIKKDDVERNQVVINGKTYVVPLEVLLMIKVGGGPESVGTHAAVSILDWYDLEQEVLLVMERPVPCVNLLTYMQNNVGPLEEHVAKNIMRQLVDAAIKMHTKRVFHRDIKAENLLVETSSSDLRVRVIDFGCGCWVQEEPFTSFLGTSAYAPPEFFICGRYEAAPTTVWQLGTLLYKMLDKDHYFTTFMFLRRNISFNNDLSQDCRNFLEQCLALEPKERATLEEIQQHPWLQNQAQSTPQPHAETPGL; encoded by the exons AGAGCTGTGATATCACCACCAAACCCAAAAACAGCTTGGGAGAGCATCGCAGCATGCCTGCAAAGAGGAAGGCCAGCGCAATGCCAGAGTCCCCCACAAAAAGGCGGAGGTGTGCCAGCGGACCCCCTCAGCTGGCATTCCAGGCTGTCCAAGCAAAAAGTGGCAAAAGGAAGGCCAGCACTGAAAGGGGGACACCAGGAAAAAAACTCAAGTGTGAACCCAGCTGCACAAACTCCAGTGACACCATCAGGGGGGCTAACTGGAAGGAGAAGGACGGAGCTGAGAAGCTGCCGGAATCAGAGACTCCTGGGAGAGCAAACAGGAAGCGCGCCCGTGACCCCTCCCCAGGCTGCAGCAGCCCATCAGCCTCCGTACCAAGCAGTGGGAAGGCATTCCTCCCATTCACACGTGACAGAG ctcaCTTTGAAGCAAAGTACACGGAGGATTACCTGCTTGGAGAAGGAGGCTACGGTTCAGTTCTTGCTGGGAAGAGAAAGGCCGACTACTTACCA GTGGCCATCAAACACATCAAAAAAGACGATGTGGAGCGGAATCAAGTG gtCATAAATGGGAAGACCTACGTGGTCCCACTGGAGGTTCTCCTTATGATAAAAGTCGGAGGTGGACCAGAGTCAGTAGGCACTCATGCAGCGGTCTCAATACTGGACTGGTATGACCTAGAGCAGGAGGTCCTCCTGGTGATGGAAAGACCAGTCCCCTGTGTGAACCTGCTGACCTACATGCAGAACAATGTTGGACCCCTGGAGGAGCATGTTGCTAAG aacATCATGAGGCAGTTGGTGGATGCAGCCATAAAAATGCACACCAAAAGAGTCTTTCATCGCGACATCAAGGCTGAAAACCTGCTCGTTGAGACCAGCTCCAGTGACCTGCGAGTGCGGGTCATCGACTTTGGATGTGGCTGCTGGGTGCAAGAAGAGCCATTCACCAGCTTCCTTG GAACCTCAGCATACGCCCCTCCAGAGTTTTTCATATGTGGGAGGTATGAGGCTGCCCCCACCACAGTCTGGCAGCTTGGCACGCTGCTTTACAAAATGCTGGACAAAGACCACTATTTCACCACCTTCATGTTCCTCCGTAGGAacatttcttttaacaatgaccTCTCCCAAG ACTGCCGGAACTTTCTGGAGCAATGTTTAGCTCTAGAACCAAAAGAGCGGGCCACCTTAGAAGAGATTCAGCAGCACCCCTGGCTGCAGAATCAAGCTCAAAGCACACCTCAACCACATGCCGAGACGCCTGGTCTTTAA